From the genome of Callithrix jacchus isolate 240 chromosome 7, calJac240_pri, whole genome shotgun sequence, one region includes:
- the LOC118143221 gene encoding uncharacterized protein LOC118143221: protein MSRYQESHSSPHSHMGHPNNTSFQARTPGWIKCTGPNEVKSLKHHHTPSSESSSYRSCSEQPFSLGSSRLPLGRICMGRPYHSNYVETSHLVKPKAARKPACQESPCCPLCMDRLSDPSSHAFLDQLIQGINYLDRSTNTFNSCHKTLQSLPKLAANYVERVANSLDLDHQDHPLPQSYSSPSTSMAIPDSSTTSKCLVPPLRGASALQCLDDSTNTSYPRRSHCQNSTRTKLPEFPLLGNGLFALSRLPKVWEAIRSGWSAPESVSKPPSWW from the coding sequence ATGTCTAGATACCAGGAGAGCCATTCCAGCCCTCACAGCCACATGGGCCATCCCAACAATACATCCTTTCAAGCCCGAACTCCAGGCTGGATCAAATGCACCGGCCCAAACGAGGTGAAGAGCctcaagcaccaccacaccccgagCTCAGAGTCCAGCAGCTACAGGAGCTGCTCTGAGCAGCCCTTCAGCCTTGGCTCCAGTAGGCTTCCACTGGGGAGAATCTGCATGGGCCGGCCCTACCACTCCAACTATGTAGAAACAAGTCACCTGGTGAAGCCCAAGGCGGCCAGaaagcctgcttgccaggagagCCCCTGCTGCCCGCTCTGTATGGATCGCCTCTCAGACCCTTCCAGCCACGCCTTCCTGGACCAGCTCATCCAAGGCATCAACTACTTGGACCGATCCACCAACACCTTTAACAGCTGCCACAAGACACTCCAGAGCTTGCCAAAGCTTGCAGCCAACTACGTGGAAAGGGTTGCCAACTCCCTCGACTTAGACCACCAGGACCACCCCTTGCCCCAAAGCTACTCCAGCCCCAGCACCAGCATGGCCATCCCCGACAGCTCCACCACCAGCAAGTGCCTGGTGCCACCCCTCAGGGGTGCCAGTGCCCTGCAGTGCCTGGACGACTCCACCAACACGAGTTACCCGCGCAGATCTCACTGCCAGAACTCCACGCGTACAAAGCTGCCCGAGTTCCCTTTGCTTGGCAATGGCCTCTTTGCCTTAAGTCGCCTGCCCAAGGTCTGGGAAGCAAtccgctcaggctggagtgcccctGAGTCTGTCTCCAAACCCCCAAGCTGGTGGTGA